The sequence below is a genomic window from Shinella zoogloeoides.
TGAACGTTGGCGAGACGGTTTCGGTCATCCTCATGGCGCTCGCGCTTTCCTTCATCGCGACGATCTTCCCCGCCTGGCGCGCCTCCAAGCTCGATCCGGTCCAGGCCCTGCGGTACGAATAGGAAAGAACGCCATGAACGCGCGCCTCGCTCTGGAACTCAAGGGCATCGAACGGCACTACGGCCAGGGCGAGACCCTGCTGACGATCCTCAAGGGGGCGGATTTCGCGCTGAGGAGCGGCGAGACCGTCGCGCTCGTCGCGCCCTCCGGCACCGGCAAGTCGACGTTGCTCCACATTGCCGGCCTGCTCGAAAAGCCGGATGCCGGCGAGGTTCTGGTCAACGGCCATTCCTGCGCCGCGCTTTCCGACGACCAGCGCACCACGATCCGCCGCGGCGAGATCGGCTTCGTCTACCAGTTCCATCACCTGCTGCCGGAATTCACGGCGCTGGAAAACATCATGATGCCGCAACTGATCGGCGGCCTCTCCAGGGCGGATGCGCGCGAGCGCGCCGCCCAGCTTCTCGACTACATGCGCATCGGCCACCGCGCCGATCACCGCCCCTCGGAACTATCCGGCGGCGAGCAGCAGCGCGTGGCCATCGCGAGAGCCGTCGCCAATGCCCCGCTCGTCCTTCTCGCCGACGAGCCGACCGGCAATCTCGATCCCGAAACCGCCGGCTACGTCTTCGAGGCGCTTGAGGCGCTTGCCCGGCAGTCGGGCCTTGCCGCGCTGATCGCCACGCACAATCACGAACTTGCCGGCCTGATGGATCGTCGCGTGACGATCGAGGACGGCCTTGTGCGCGAGCTCGCCTGAGCCCGCGCCGCCTGCCTCGTCACCCGCCTGTCTGACTAGTTGTCGAGCCCGCAGATCGAGCGGCCGATATCGTCCTTCCAGTCCTTGAGCAGCACGAACTGCGCCTTGCCGGCGACAGGGCCGCCGCTCGTCTTGCCCTTGCCCGTCAGGACATTGAGGTCGCATTCGGCCCCGGCGTCCGGGTCGGTCGTGTCGTAGGAGGAGAAGGTGTAGCCCGCGACGATGAAGTCGAAATTGCGGTAGGCGATGGTCAGCGACTGCCGCCAGCGCTCCCGGCCGATCGAATCGTTCTTCGTCGTCAGCGTGAAGGAGCCGTTGGCGAGCGCCGTCAGCTCCGGCTCCTGCCCGTACAGCGTCAGGCTGCCCCAGACGCTGTTCGGCAGGGATAGGGCGAGCGTCAGCCGGTTTTCCTCGGGCTTGGCGACATAGACATAGATCCCGTTATCATCGCCGCCGTCGTCGCCGGGCGTCGCCACCACGGCAAGATCCGGCGTGCCGTCCTTGTTCCAGTCGCCGCTCGCCATGGCGATGATGCGGTCCGCCGGAAAGTCGGCCGCCACCGCGGCAGCGGGCAGGGTGGCCGAAAGCAGAAGGGCGGCAATCCAAGGTTTCATTCTCTTTTCCTCCGTGTGGTGGACGCGACCTTATTGCGCGCGACGACGTCGGTCCAGAGGGCCTGTGGAAAGCTGTTGACATGGGAACAATAATAGAACAAAATGAAAACATAATAGGAAAGGGAGCCACAATGACCGATTTTCTTCGTGATCTTGCTGCATTCACCTCCATGGCCATGTTCGTCGCCACCTTCTCCGTCATCCTCTTCGGAATCTGACGGTCACCATTCAATCCCGCAACACTGCGACCGGCCACGCGCGTCCTGCGCGTGGAAATCGGTTACAACATGTAGAGATCTCTGGACGAGCCGGGTCCGAATCCGCTTAAGCTTCCAGCCTTGACCGGAAGGAAGACATGATGGCGGACGAAGCGCGGATGACGGACGGCGAGACGATTGGGCAAACGCCGGAATTCGTGCACCTGCGCGTGCATTCGGCCTTCTCGCTTCTTGAGGGGGCTCTGCCTATCAAGAAGATCATCGGAAAGGCGACGTCCGACCAGCAGCCGGCGATCGCCATCACCGACACGAACAACCTGTTCGCGGCGCTCGAATTTTCGCAGAAGGCGATCGGCGAGGGCATTCAGCCGTTGATCGGCTGCCAGCTGTCGATCGACATGGAGGACGAGGGCGACGGCGAGCGGCGCGGGCCTCAGGCCCAGCTTGCAAAGCTGCCCTCGATCGTCCTGCTTGCGGCGACCGACGCCGGCTATGCGCGTCTCGTCGATCTCGTCAGCCGGGCCTATCTCGGCGGCGAGGGCGGCCAGTCGGTTCGCATCGCGCAAAGCTGGCTCGAGGAAGAGGGTTCCGAGGGGCTTATCGCGCTGACCGGCGCGCGCGGCGGGCCTGTCGACATGGCCTTCCTCGCCGGGCAGCCCGCCGTGGCGCGGGCGCGTCTCCAGGCATTGAAGCGCGTCTTCGGCGACAGGCTCTATATCGAACTGCAGCGGCACGGGCGCTACGACAAGCAGCACGAGCGGCGCATGGTCGAGCTTGCCTATGCGCAGGACGTGCCGCTGGTCGCGACCAACGAACCGTTCTTCCCGGCGCCGGACGATTACGATGCGCATGACGCGCTGATGGCGGTGGCACACAATGCGATGGTGTCGGACGACAACCGCTTCCGCCTGTCGCCCGACCATTACCTCAAGAGCCGCAAGGACATGGCGAAGCTCTTTGCCGACCTGCCCGAGGCGCTGGAGAACACGATCGAGATCGCACGGCGCTGCTCCTTCGTGCTGAAGACGCGCGGCCCGATCCTGCCGCGGTTCACCGGTGCGACGGACGATCCGGAGGAGGCCGAGCGCGCCGAATCGGCGGAGCTGCGCCGGCAGTCGGTGGAAGGGCTCGAAAGCCGCATGGCGCTGCTCGGCCTGACGCCGGGCTATACCGAACAGGACTACCGCGAGCGGCTGGATTTCGAACTCAGCGTCATCGAGCGCATGAAGTTCCCCGGCTACTTCCTCATCGTTGCCGACTTCATCAAATGGGCCAAGCAGCAGGACATTCCCGTCGGGCCGGGCCGCGGCTCGGGTGCGGGCTCGCTCGTCGCCTATGCGCTCACCATCACCGATGTCGATCCGCTGCGCTTCTCGCTGCTCTTCGAGCGCTTCCTCAACCCGGAACGCGTCTCGATGCCGGACTTCGACATCGACTTCTGCCAGGACCGCCGTGAAGAGGTGATCCGCTACGTGCAGCAGAAATACGGCCGCGAGCAGGTGGCACAGATCATCACCTTCGGTTCGCTGCAGGCGCGCGCCGCGCTGCGCGATGTCGGCCGCGTGCTGGAAATGCCCTATGGCCAGGTCGACAAGATCTGCAAGCTCGTGCCGAACAATCCGGCCAACCCGACGCCGCTTCATAAAGCAATCGAGGAAGAGCCGAAGCTGCAGGAAGAGGCGGAGAAGGAGCCGGTCGTCGCGCGCCTGCTCGACATCGCCCAGAAGATCGAGGGCCTCTACCGCCACGCCTCGACCCACGCCGCCGGCATCGTGATCGGCGACCGGCCGCTCTCCAAGCTCGTGCCGATGTACCGCGATCCGCGCTCCGACATGCCGGTCACGCAGTTCAACATGAAATGGGTGGAGCAGGCGGGCCTCGTCAAGTTCGACTTCCTCGGCCTGAAGACGCTGACGGTCCTGAAGACGGCGGTCGATTTCATCCGCAAGCGCAACATCGAGGTGAAGCTCGAAAGCCTGCCGCTCGACGATCAGCTAAGCTACGAAATGCTCTCGCGCGGCGAAACGGTCGGCGTGTTCCAGGTGGAAAGCGCCGGCATGCGCAAGGCGCTGATCGGCATGCGGCCCGACTGCATTGAGGACATCATCGCGCTGGTGGCGCTCTACCGTCCGGGCCCGATGGAGAACATCCCGGTCTACAACGCCCGCAAGCACGGCGAGGAGGAGATCGAGTCGATCCATCCGATGATCGACCACCTCCTGAAGGAAACGCAGGGCGTCATCGTCTACCAGGAACAGGTGATGCAGATCGCCCAGGTCCTGTCGGGCTATTCGCTCGGCGAGGCCGACCTTCTGCGCCGCGCCATGGGCAAGAAGATCAAGGAGGAGATGGACAAGCAGCGCGCCCGCTTCGTCGAGGGCGCGGTGAAGAACGGCGTGTCCAAGCCGCAGTCCGATCTCATCTTCGACCTCCTCGCCAAGTTCGCGAACTACGGCTTCAATAAGTCGCACGCCGCCGCCTACGCCATCGTCTCCTACCAGACGGCCTATCTGAAGGCGCATTACCCGGTCGAATTCCTCGCCGCGTCGATGACCTACGATATGTCCAATACGGACAAGCTGAACGATTTCCGGCAGGATGCCGGCCGTCTCGGAATCGAGGTCATCCCGCCCTCCATCCAGACGTCCTTCGCCCATTTCGAGACCGGCGAGAACCGCATCTACTATGCGCTCGCGGCCATCAAGGGCGTGGGCGAGGCGGCGGTGCAGCACATCGTGCAGATCCGCGGCGATGCGCCTTTCAAGTCGCTCGAGGACTTCTGCACGCGCATCGACCCGAAATTCGTCAACCGCCGCGTCTTCGAAAGCCTCATCGTCGCCGGCGCCTTCGATTGTTTCGGCCATGACCGCGCCGCCATGATCGCCGGCCTCGACCGCCTGCTGGGCGCCGCCCAGCGCGCGCAGGAGAACAAGGCGAGCGGGCAGGGCGATATTTTCGGCATGGGCGCTGCGACAGGGCCGGAGGTGATCACGCTGCCCGCCTACACGCCCTGGCTCGCCTCGGAGAAGCTGCACCGCGAATTCCAGGTGCTTGGCTTCTACCTGTCGGCGCATCCGCTCGATACCTATGCGCCGATCCTCGCCAAGATGCGCGTGCAGACCTTCGGCGACTTTTCCGCCGCGGTGAAGCGCGGCGCCACCGCCGGCCGCCTTGCCGGCACGGTAACCTCGAAGCAGGAGCGCAAGACGCGCACCGGCAACAAGATGGGCATCGTCGCCTTCTCGGATTCCTCCGGCCAGTTCGAGGCGGTGCTGTTTTCCGAAATGCTCAACCAGTACCGCGACCTGCTCGAGGCGGGCAAATCGCTGGTGATGACCGTGCAGGCGGAAGAGCGGCCGGAGGGCATCGGCCTGCGCATCCAGACGCTGCGCTCGCTTGAGGAGGAATCGCTTCACACCCAGAAGGCGCTACGCGTCTATGTCCGTGATTCTGGCCCGCTGCGCTCCGTCGCGGCCCATCTCAACACCAAGGGCGACGGCCTCGTCTCCTTCATCGTCATCAAGGACAGCGGCCAGCGCGAAATCGAGGTGGAGCTGAACGAACGCTTCCGCATCTCCCCCGAAATCGCCGCCGCCATGCGCTCGACGCCGGGCGTGCTGGATGTGGAACTGGTCTGAGGGAGCGCCTCCGCTTTTGGACAATTCTCGGCACGATTGGAAGAAAGCCGGCATGCAGCGTGGTCGCATCATTCTATTGAACGGCACTTCGAGTTCGGGGAAAACAACGCTCGCCAAGGCTCTCCGGGCGGCAATGGCTGAACCCTTCTGCTACTACGCTTCGGACCAGCTCGCAGAGGGCGGTTTCCGGGCCATCAGACAAAAGGCGCGGGACGCCGGACTTCGGGATGAACGCGCCAGGTTCTTTGACGGCTTTCATCGCTCGATCGTCTCTTTTGCCGAAGCGGGCAATGATATCCTCGTCGAACATATCGTCGAGGAGTCCCACTGGGCTCAGCAGCTAAAGAACCTGTTCACGCCCTTTGATACTTTCTGGGTGGGCGTGCATGCCCCTCTTGCCGAGATAGAGCGGCGTGAGCGCGAGCGTGGCGACCGCGCGATCGGTGAAGCCCGGTATCACCTGAAAACGCACGACTACTGCCAATACGACATCGAGGTCGATACGACACAGCCGAGTGATTCCGTCGTGGCAACAATAATCGAGGCATGGCGCTCGCGCCCGTTGGCGTCCTCATAGGGCGCGAGGCTTTACCCTCGATTTCAGTTCACAACCGTAACTGAAGACTTCTTCTTTTTCTTCTTCTTTACCCTCTGCACCGCCGAGGCATCGGCCTTCTGCACCTTTCGCGTCACGGTGATGAAATCCGTGCCGTCGCCGGTTTCCGGGCCGAGGCCTATGTCGGAGATGGAGAGGGAGGCGCCTTCGCCCATCAGGCTGGAAATGCGGGTGCGCATGTCCTGCGGAATGTCGAAGCGGTCGAGCGTCCTGGCAATGGCGTCCGGTGCGGCTGCATCCGCCTCGGTGGTGATGCCGAGGCGCTTCAGCGTCGCGGGCGAAAGCTGGTTGTCCATGCTCACGCCATACCATTCGGCCTTGCCCTTGTCGGCATCGACCTCGCGGGCGAGCAGGAAATGGGTGCCTAGCGCGATGTGCGGATCACGGATGGTGATCGGCTCCTCGACGACGGGCTTGAACTTCTGGCGCACGAGGATCTGGCCGTTCGGCGGCGTGCCCTTGCCGGCCTTGGCATAGACGGCGGCGAGAAGTTCCGGCGTCACCATGCCGTCTTCCTTGAGGCCTTCGGCAAGCTGGAATGCGCGGATGGCCGTGACGGTCTGCTTGCCATGGCGCCCGTCCGGCACGCCGGCATCATAGCCGAGCGAGGTCAGCAGCGTCTGCAGGTCGATCAGCATCTCGCGTTCGCCGCGGCGGGTGATGAGGATGCGGATGGGGTCCTGCTCGGTTCTCTGGACGATCGGCGTCAGCACCGACGGCTTCGGATCGGTCATCGCCACTTCGACGCTCTTGCCGCCCGCCTCGATCAGGGCCGGGCGCAGGCCGGCATTAAAGAGCAGCGGCGTATCCGGCACCACGACGGAGGGCTTGAACAGCAGGGCATGCACGATGCGCTGCGGCGCGATCTCGCGGTCCGTGATCAGCACATGGCCGCCGCGCCGCGTGAGGCCGAACAGCGATTTGGCAAAATCGTTCGGCAGGCGGACACATCCGTGTGAGGCCGGATAGGACGGCACGCTGTTGGAGGCGTGCAGCGCTATGCCCGACCAGGTCAGCCGCTGCATGAAGGGCATCGGCGCGTTGTCATAGATGTTAGAAAAGTGCGAACGCTTCTTCTCGAGGATGGAGAAGATGCCCGTCGGCGTCGAATGACCGGCCTTGCCGGTGGAAACGCGCGAGGTGGCCACCACCACGCCGCCATCATAGATCTTCAGCTCCTGCAGGTCCTTCGAGACCATGATCTGCAGCGGGCCTTCCAGCGTTCCCCCGAGCGCGGTGGCGCAGCTCAGCATCAGGCCCAATATGCTCATGCCAGTCGCAAGGCGAAACTTCATGCTACCCATCCGTACGCAATACAAACCGGCAGGGAGCGTAGTGCATCTCGCTTAAAGAAGGCTTGATGCGTTTGGGTTACTGCCTGATCCCATGCCATCCCGATGCAGGGAAGAACGCCGGCTTGCCGGGATTTATTCGGTGGGATCGTCGATTTTTCCGGCGGTCTTGAATGTCAACTTTCCGTGAAAGCGCTCGGGGCCGGATTTGCCGAACGTATAGCCCGTCTCGACGCTCGCCTTGCCGAATTTGTCGCGCAGCATGTTCATTGCGGCCTCGGCCGCGGCGCGCCGGGCGGCGGCGGGATCGACAAGGTCCGGCGGGTCGGCGCGATCGGGATCGGCAAGATCGCTGACGCCGATGCCGATCAGCCGATACTTCGTGCCGTCCACCTCCTTGCGCAGCAGCTCCAGGCCGGTGCGGAAGATCCTGTCGGCAAGCATGGTCGGGTCTTCCAGCTTGCGGTTGCGCGTGCGGCTCTTGAAGTCGGCGGTCTTCAGCTTGAGCACGACCGTATGGCCCGAAATGCCGGATTTGCGCAGGCGTGCGGCGACCTTTTCACTAAGCCGGCGCAGATGCGTGACCAGTTCGTCATAGCCGCCGATATCGTCGAAGAAGGTGGTTTCCGCCGAAACGCTCTTGGCCGGGTCGTTCGGGTGCACCTCCCGGTCGTCCTGCCCGCGCGAGAGGTTGAAAAGCCGCTTGCCCATGATGCCGTAGCGGCGCATCAGGTCGGTTTCCTCCATGGTCTGGAGCTGGCCGACGCTGCGGATGCCGTCGCGCTCCAGCGTTTCGGCGAAGGCCTTTCCGACGCCCCAGATGAGGCGCACCGGCTTGTCACGCAGGAAGCCGAGTGCCTCGGCCTCGCCGATGACGGAAAAGCCGCGCGGCTTGTTGAGGTCCGAGGCGACCTTGGCGAGGAACTTGCAATAGGAAAGCCCTACCGAGAGGGTGATGCCGACCTCCTTCTCCACCCGCTGGACGAACCGTGCGAGCACGCGGGCAGGGGGATCGTGGTGCAGCCGCTCCGTGCCCTTCAATTCGAGGAACGCTTCGTCGATGGAGAGCGGCTGCACGAGCGGCGTCAGCTCCTGCATCATCGTGCGCACCTGGCGCCCGACGGTGACGTATTTCTCCATGTCCGGCTTGATGACGACGGCGTTCGGGCAGGCTTCCAGCGCCTTGAACATCGGCATGGCCGAGCGCACGCCGTGAATGCGCGCGACGTAGCAGGCCGTGGAGACGACGCCGCGCTTGCCGCCGCCGATGATGACCGGCTTGTCGGCAAGGTCCGGATTGTCGCGCTTCTCGATCGAGGCGTAGAAGGCGTCGCAATCGATATGGGCGAGCGTCAGGCTGTAGAGCTCGTCATGATAGACGAGGCGCGGGCTGCCGCAGGCCCGGCAACGGCGCAGGCCGGCGGGCTGCCCGGCAAGGCAGTCGCGACAGAAGCCCGGAAAACGCGTGGCGGCGATGCTCATGGTTGGGAACAAATATTGAACATCGCGACATTACTGCGTAAGTTCGTGAGTCTCAATAGTCGCTCGGGTCGAACGCATGACAGTACACAGGCAGGCATGGAGCCGCCTCGCGCGGCCGGCATATCAGAAATCGTCGTCGCCGGCAGGGCCGGAAAGCACCGCATGGGCGCGCACGACGGCCTCCGGCGTGACGCCCGTCGCCGCGCTGAAGGCAAGCAGCGTCGGCTCGTGTTCCATCAGGAAATCGACGAGGCCGG
It includes:
- a CDS encoding ABC transporter ATP-binding protein; this translates as MNARLALELKGIERHYGQGETLLTILKGADFALRSGETVALVAPSGTGKSTLLHIAGLLEKPDAGEVLVNGHSCAALSDDQRTTIRRGEIGFVYQFHHLLPEFTALENIMMPQLIGGLSRADARERAAQLLDYMRIGHRADHRPSELSGGEQQRVAIARAVANAPLVLLADEPTGNLDPETAGYVFEALEALARQSGLAALIATHNHELAGLMDRRVTIEDGLVRELA
- the dnaE gene encoding DNA polymerase III subunit alpha; its protein translation is MTDGETIGQTPEFVHLRVHSAFSLLEGALPIKKIIGKATSDQQPAIAITDTNNLFAALEFSQKAIGEGIQPLIGCQLSIDMEDEGDGERRGPQAQLAKLPSIVLLAATDAGYARLVDLVSRAYLGGEGGQSVRIAQSWLEEEGSEGLIALTGARGGPVDMAFLAGQPAVARARLQALKRVFGDRLYIELQRHGRYDKQHERRMVELAYAQDVPLVATNEPFFPAPDDYDAHDALMAVAHNAMVSDDNRFRLSPDHYLKSRKDMAKLFADLPEALENTIEIARRCSFVLKTRGPILPRFTGATDDPEEAERAESAELRRQSVEGLESRMALLGLTPGYTEQDYRERLDFELSVIERMKFPGYFLIVADFIKWAKQQDIPVGPGRGSGAGSLVAYALTITDVDPLRFSLLFERFLNPERVSMPDFDIDFCQDRREEVIRYVQQKYGREQVAQIITFGSLQARAALRDVGRVLEMPYGQVDKICKLVPNNPANPTPLHKAIEEEPKLQEEAEKEPVVARLLDIAQKIEGLYRHASTHAAGIVIGDRPLSKLVPMYRDPRSDMPVTQFNMKWVEQAGLVKFDFLGLKTLTVLKTAVDFIRKRNIEVKLESLPLDDQLSYEMLSRGETVGVFQVESAGMRKALIGMRPDCIEDIIALVALYRPGPMENIPVYNARKHGEEEIESIHPMIDHLLKETQGVIVYQEQVMQIAQVLSGYSLGEADLLRRAMGKKIKEEMDKQRARFVEGAVKNGVSKPQSDLIFDLLAKFANYGFNKSHAAAYAIVSYQTAYLKAHYPVEFLAASMTYDMSNTDKLNDFRQDAGRLGIEVIPPSIQTSFAHFETGENRIYYALAAIKGVGEAAVQHIVQIRGDAPFKSLEDFCTRIDPKFVNRRVFESLIVAGAFDCFGHDRAAMIAGLDRLLGAAQRAQENKASGQGDIFGMGAATGPEVITLPAYTPWLASEKLHREFQVLGFYLSAHPLDTYAPILAKMRVQTFGDFSAAVKRGATAGRLAGTVTSKQERKTRTGNKMGIVAFSDSSGQFEAVLFSEMLNQYRDLLEAGKSLVMTVQAEERPEGIGLRIQTLRSLEEESLHTQKALRVYVRDSGPLRSVAAHLNTKGDGLVSFIVIKDSGQREIEVELNERFRISPEIAAAMRSTPGVLDVELV
- a CDS encoding chloramphenicol phosphotransferase CPT family protein — protein: MQRGRIILLNGTSSSGKTTLAKALRAAMAEPFCYYASDQLAEGGFRAIRQKARDAGLRDERARFFDGFHRSIVSFAEAGNDILVEHIVEESHWAQQLKNLFTPFDTFWVGVHAPLAEIERRERERGDRAIGEARYHLKTHDYCQYDIEVDTTQPSDSVVATIIEAWRSRPLASS
- a CDS encoding L,D-transpeptidase family protein, with the protein product MKFRLATGMSILGLMLSCATALGGTLEGPLQIMVSKDLQELKIYDGGVVVATSRVSTGKAGHSTPTGIFSILEKKRSHFSNIYDNAPMPFMQRLTWSGIALHASNSVPSYPASHGCVRLPNDFAKSLFGLTRRGGHVLITDREIAPQRIVHALLFKPSVVVPDTPLLFNAGLRPALIEAGGKSVEVAMTDPKPSVLTPIVQRTEQDPIRILITRRGEREMLIDLQTLLTSLGYDAGVPDGRHGKQTVTAIRAFQLAEGLKEDGMVTPELLAAVYAKAGKGTPPNGQILVRQKFKPVVEEPITIRDPHIALGTHFLLAREVDADKGKAEWYGVSMDNQLSPATLKRLGITTEADAAAPDAIARTLDRFDIPQDMRTRISSLMGEGASLSISDIGLGPETGDGTDFITVTRKVQKADASAVQRVKKKKKKKSSVTVVN
- a CDS encoding DNA polymerase IV, encoding MSIAATRFPGFCRDCLAGQPAGLRRCRACGSPRLVYHDELYSLTLAHIDCDAFYASIEKRDNPDLADKPVIIGGGKRGVVSTACYVARIHGVRSAMPMFKALEACPNAVVIKPDMEKYVTVGRQVRTMMQELTPLVQPLSIDEAFLELKGTERLHHDPPARVLARFVQRVEKEVGITLSVGLSYCKFLAKVASDLNKPRGFSVIGEAEALGFLRDKPVRLIWGVGKAFAETLERDGIRSVGQLQTMEETDLMRRYGIMGKRLFNLSRGQDDREVHPNDPAKSVSAETTFFDDIGGYDELVTHLRRLSEKVAARLRKSGISGHTVVLKLKTADFKSRTRNRKLEDPTMLADRIFRTGLELLRKEVDGTKYRLIGIGVSDLADPDRADPPDLVDPAAARRAAAEAAMNMLRDKFGKASVETGYTFGKSGPERFHGKLTFKTAGKIDDPTE